Proteins found in one Dermacentor silvarum isolate Dsil-2018 chromosome 8, BIME_Dsil_1.4, whole genome shotgun sequence genomic segment:
- the LOC119462524 gene encoding uncharacterized protein LOC119462524: YKVVLPRLPTGNTVLNSVFLHADLAGRPYRAPDFRDALLSVLNAADILGAGPYQMSHLWLVTCVNSIAKQKLVDKGELLVKGLKCLVIDPECKNIKMKLLWLPPHLEQRRIVEALEPYGTVQSITREMWRCDGMEGWQMTNRDVSFTLKDGASASNLPHLLSIYGHQCLILVPGRPPLCLRCNRVGHIRRQCRTPRCSNCHRYGHIADACIGTYADKLRGNRPAEDETVTDHLMDVSEVVDATGKTPAEAHRQEETKPSSADDSLSPKPAAVEDTKLPDDEPTMSWAELPPVQDRPPSVESGLTCEATKKRPAPADNPSSVGKEDRVPKVSKLTKPLRGTPAPTDVSCVEVQQKVASASPPQDGSDAPLEQRVNAAPT, encoded by the coding sequence TATAAGGTCGTTCTCCCTCGTCTACCAACTGGCAATACCGTTCTCAACTcagttttcctgcatgctgacctGGCAGGGCGGCCATATCGGGCCCCGGACTTTCGCGATGCACTCCTTTCAGTTCTGAATGCAGCTGATATCCTCGGTGCTGGACCGTACCAGATGAGCCATTTGTGGCTAGTAACATGCGTTAATAGCATCGCGAAACAGAAACTTGTCGACAAAGGCGAGCTGCTGGTGAAGGGCCTCAAGTGCCTTGTCATAGACCCAGAATGCAAAAATATCAAGATGAAGCTTCTTTGGCTTCCCCCACACCTCGAACAGAGACGGATTGTTGAAGCGCTAGAACCTTATGGAACAGTGCAGTCTATCACGAGAGAAATGTGGCGGTGTGACGGCATGGAGGGCTGGCAAATGACTAATCGCGACGTGTCGTTTACACTGAAGGACGGAGCATCTGCCAGTAATCTGCCTCACCTATTGAGCATATACGGACACCAGTGCCTCATCTTGGTTCCTGGCCGACCACCACTTTGCCTACGGTGCAACAGAGTCGGGCATATCCGGCGACAATGTAGGACACCACGCTGCAGCAACTGTCACCGCTACGGTCACATTGCAGATGCATGCATCGGAACCTACGCTGACAAGCTGCGTGGAAACAGACCAGCTGAGGATGAGACCGTCACCGATCATCTAATGGATGTGAGCGAGGTTGTGGATGCGACCGGTAAAACACCCGCTGAAGCTCATCGACAGGAAGAGACAAAGCCTTCATCGGCTGACGATAGCCTTAGCCCGAAGCCTGCCGCTGTGGAGGATACTAAGTTACCTGACGACGAACCAACTATGTCATGGGCAGAATTGCCACCAGTTCAAGACCGCCCGCCATCAGTGGAATCTGGATTGACGTGTGAGGCTACTAAGAAGCGTCCAGCGCCAGCTGACAACCCATCGTCCGTGGGAAAGGAGGACCGGGTTCCCAAAGTGTCAAAGTTGACAAAACCGCTCCGAGGAACGCCTGCACCCACAGATGTCTCTTGTGTTGAAGTGCAGCAAAAGGTCGCCAGTGCATCACCTCCTCAAGACGGGAGTGATGCACCCCTAGAGCAGCGTGTGAACGCTGCACCAACATAG